The Corythoichthys intestinalis isolate RoL2023-P3 chromosome 1, ASM3026506v1, whole genome shotgun sequence genome has a segment encoding these proteins:
- the LOC130922421 gene encoding ubiquitin carboxyl-terminal hydrolase 8-like — protein sequence MPGVPTGAKDLYVSTSLGDLNKKAEIKSDKISTRNYVQSACKLFKAAEQSRLDRDEERAYVLYMKYLGVYDIIKTRPDFKQQLEYYMTMLGPNNIKKAIEEAERLAASLKLRYEEVEVRKKLEEKEKQELKKRSENITEKDDSRSPPKSSAANKDDNKVKGEVNDLKNASSKTTAAGGITAEKLFHMMKDQMITIIVMDARSQKDFEESHIQVPSQACISVPEEAISPGITVNQIEEKLPEVSKEQWNRRGSVDYVVLLDWFSSVTDLRMGTTLQSLKDALYKWDSMTILRSEPLVLEGGYENWLLFYPMYTTNAKVHPPRQNIIQNTLPQLNFSYPTLEEPKPPTPPPQPETEIITEPIPDPIQPSAPLLVVNGITPMEIRTATPPVITDKLEDTVEALFAKLEVSKKEPVTDTSKDSRKPSPTSKPSTSKVLPQFDRTKKPAVRFTDEPKTSVNGPDKEPSKNTPNVPDRSTKPTVPISFSEEEQSQIHSEVVASMEKAKQEHEKRVRERRLQEEMREKERKERLENEQSDKEKTGEEDRGHQDKKRLERQKAEDEKDKDKHGWKENENEGKEQNVEAPSKSMSLNCPGPSVIISEVKREPLTRARSEEMGRSVPGLPVGWMKFLDTVTGTFRYYHSPTNRVHMYPPEVTIPTPPPAAEPKPPQPAVPPSNVEQEREQSKLKRSYSSPDISQDLREEAQKKSSAPVPTATVPTINRENKPPSAKVYSKVELSRPSAAKIRSLNPTFGGLGASLTGLRNLGNTCYMNSILQCLCNTPNMAEYFNNNYYLEDINRSNILGHKGEVAEEFGVIIKALWDGLYKCISPRDFKITIGKINDQFAGYEQQDSQELLLFLMDGLHEDLNKADNRKHYKEEENDHLDDQMAADQAWRKHKLLNESIIVALFQGQFKSTVQCQTCHRKSRTFETFMYLSLPLASTSKCSLQDCLRLFSKEERLTDNNKVFCRHCKAHRDCTKKLEIWKVPPILLVHLKRFSYEGRWKQKLQTSVDFPLDALDLTQYVIGPRQTLKRYNLFGVSNHYGGLDGGHYTAYCKNACRQRWYKFDDHEVTDISTSNVKSSAAYILFYSTM from the exons ATGCCTGGGGTGCCCACCGGTGCCAAGGACCTCTATGTGTCCACATCGCTTGGTGACCTAAATAAAAAAGCCGAAATTAAGTCAGACAAGATCAGCACAAGAAA CTATGTTCAAAGTGCCTGCAAACTCTTCAAGGCGGCAGAGCAGAGTCGTCTAGACAGAGATGAGGAGAGAGCTTATGTGCTTTACATGAAGTATCTAGGAGTATATGACATTATCAAGACCAGACCAGACTTCAAACAGCAGTTG GAGTATTACATGACAATGCTCGGCCCCAACAACATCAAGAAAGCCATCGAAGAAGCTGAGAGGCTCGCTGCAAGCCTCAAACTCAG GTATGAAGAAGTTGAAGTGAGGAAAAAGCTAGAAGAGAAGGAGAAGCAAGAGTTGAAAAAAAGGAGTGAGAATATAACTGAGAAAGATGACAGTCGAAGCCCTCCCAAATCCTCAGCAGCCAACAAGGACGACAATAAG GTAAAAGGGGAGGTAAACGACTTGAAGAATGCATCTTCAAAAA CTACGGCAGCGGGCGGGATCACTGCTGAGAAACTTTTCCACATGATGAAGGACCAAATGATAACGATAATCGTCATGGATGCCCGGAGCCAGAAAGATTTTGAGGAGTCTCACATTCAGGTCCCATCTCAGGCCTGCATCAGCGTGCCTGAGGAAGCCATCAGTCCAGG AATCACAGTGAATCAAATTGAAGAAAAGCTCCCAGAGGTGTCCAAAGAGCAGTGGAATAGGCGGGGTTCTGTGGATTACGTAGTCCTGTTGGACTGGTTTAGTTCTGTAACAGATCTAAGAATGGGCACCACGCTGCAGAGCCTTAAAGATGCTCTATACAAG TGGGACAGTATGACCATCTTGCGAAGTGAGCCACTTGTGCTGGAGGGAGGTTATGAGAACTGGCTGTTGTTTTACCCAATGTACACAACCAACGCTAAAGTCCACCCTCCTAGGcagaacattattcaaaacactcTGCCTCAGC TAAACTTCAGTTACCCAACCCTCGAAGAACCAAAACCTCCAACACCGCCACCACAACCGGAAACTGAGATTATAACCGAGCCTATACCAGATCCTATACAACCGTCTGCTCCCTTACTGGTTGTGAATGGAATTACTCCAATGGAAATCCGCACAGCCACACCACCTGTAATTACAGACAAATTGGAAGACACTGTTGAAGCTCTTTTTGCTAAACTTGAAGTGAGCAAGAAAGAACCGGTGACTGACACGTCCAAAGACTCTAGAAAGCCTTCTCCCACATCCAAACCTTCCACATCCAAAGTCCTTCCACAG TTTGACCGTACCAAAAAGCCTGCCGTTCGCTTCACGGATGAGCCTAAAACGAGcgtaaatgggccagacaaagaaCCCAGCAAGAACACTCCAAATGTCCCTGACCGTTCAACCAAACCGACCGTCCCCATTTCTTTTTCTGAAGAGGAACAAAGTCAGATACACTCCGAGGTGGTGGCATCGATGGAGAAAGCCAAGCAAGAACATGAGAAACGCGTTCGAGAGCGTCGACTGCAAGAAGAGATGCGGGAGAAGGAGCGAAAGGAGAGGCTGGAGAATGAACAGAGTGACAAGGAAAAGACTGGAGAGGAGGACAGAGGACATCAAGACAAAAAGAGACTGGAGAGACAGAAGGCAGAGGATGAGAAAGACAAAGATAAACATGGATGGAAGGAGAACGAAAACGAAGGAAAAGAGCAGAATGTTGAGGCGCCCTCAAAGAGTATGTCTCTCAACTGTCCTGGTCCCAGTGTTATCATAAGTGAGGTGAAG AGGGAGCCACTTACAAGAGCAAGAAGTGAGGAAATGGGAAGGAGTGTACCAGGTTTGCCAGTTGGTTGGATGAAG tTCCTTGATACAGTTACCGGAACCTTCCGATACTACCATTCCCCAACCAACCGCGTCCACATGTATCCACCTGAAGTTACTATTCCGACACCACCACCGGCAGCGGAGCCGAAACCTCCGCAACCAGCAGTGCCACCCTCCAATGTAGAACAAGAACGGGAACAGTCCAAATTAAAGCGCTCTTACTCTTCCCCAGACATCAGCCAGGACCTAAGAGAGGAGGCCCAGAAGAAGAGCTCTGCACCAGTACCAACTGCAACAGTACCCACCATTAATCGAGAGAACAA ACCTCCTAGTGCAAAGGTCTATTCTAAAGTGGAGCTTTCACGACCTTCAGCGGCTAAAATCCGCAGCCTGAATCCTACCTTTGGAGGCCTCGGTGCAAGTTTGACCGGCCTTCGTAATCTTGGAAACACTTGCTACATGAACTCCATCTTGCAGTGCCTTTGCAACACGCCCAACATGGCAGAGTACTTCAACAATAATTATTACTTGGAAGATATCAACAG ATCGAACATTCTCGGCCATAAAGGGGAAGTGGCAGAGGAATTTGGCGTGATCATAAAAGCGTTGTGGGACGGTCTGTACAAGTGCATCAGTCCGCGAGACTTTAAGATCACCATAGGAAAGATAAATGATCAGTTTGCTGGCTATGAACAGCAAGACTCACAGGAGTTGCTGCTCTTTCTCATGGATGGCCTTCATGAGGACCTCAATAAG GCAGACAACAGGAAGCACTACAAAGAAGAGGAAAATGACCACCTGGACGATCAGATGGCGGCAGACCAAGCCTGGCGTAAACACAAGCTGCTGAACGAGTCCATCATTGTGGCGCTCTTCCAGGGCCAGTTCAAGTCCACCGTGCAGTGTCAGACATGTCACCGGAAGTCTCGAACCTTTGAGACCTTCATGTATCTGTCGCTGCCTCTAGCCTCCACCAGCAAGTGCTCCCTACAG GATTGTCTCAGGCTGTTCTCCAAGGAGGAACGTCTGACTGATAACAACAAGGTCTTCTGTAGGCACTGCAAAGCTCACAGAGATTGCACCAAAAAGCTGGAAATCTGGAAAGTCCCCCCAATTTTATTGGTGCACCTGAAGCG CTTCTCTTACGAGGGCCGATGGAAACAGAAGCTACAGACATCAGTTGATTTCCCTCTTGATGCTCTGGATCTGACTCAGTATGTCATCGGACCGAGGCAGACCCTGAAGAGATATAACCTTTTTGGAGTGTCT AACCACTATGGAGGTTTGGACGGTGGTCATTACACCGCCTACTGTAAGAACGCCTGCAGGCAGCGATGGTACAAGTTTGACGACCACGAGGTTACCGACATCTCCACGTCCAACGTCAAATCTTCCGCTGCCTACATTTTGTTTTACTCTACCATGTGA